Genomic window (Streptomyces liliiviolaceus):
ACGCACCAGGTTCAGGCGGGGAAAGGAGTACCGACGGTAGCTCGCCGACCGCTCACCCCATCCGCGGGGATCGCCGAGGTGACGGACCAGGTGGACGGCGCGCTCCGTCGGACTGCCGACACCGTCCGGGCGCGCGGGACCGCCGCCGACCGCCGACGCGTCGAGGGCCACGGCGTGACGGGTGCCGTGGTGCCGCTGCCCTTCGCGCAGTTCGTCGACGAGAGCTGTCACGCGGTCGTCGGCGTCGGTGTCCTCGGCATGCAGCACGACGACCGGCATCGGTGGATCCCCGGTCTGGAAACTCTGGATCAGCGTCTCCAGCTGCTGCTGGACATCGATTCCGGCGAGGGTGGACATCCCGTCGTGATGACCCTCGCAGCTCGACGGGCGTTTCTGATCGCCTCTGGGCATGGCATCCCCCTGTTCGCTCTCAGTACACGGCGATGACAGGAAGCTAGCGACGGCCGGTGCAGCGGTCCGCGGCTTCGGCGGACAACGCCTCTGATGAGTGAATGCTTCTGCCGTCGAATTGCGGCGGCCTCTCGGCTCCATATCGACATCAGGTCCGGAGACGGCCTGCTTCTGTTGATGCCCAGGAGCCGGGCGGGCAATCGCGGTGAGGGCGAGGTCGCGCTTCAGGCCGCCCGACGGTGGCGGCGCAGCGGACCGCCCTCTTCCATCCTCACGCGGAATGCAATGCACCCTGCCCGAAAGGACGGCTGGAGGTGACGCCCCTCAACTCCTTTCCGGCCGTTGCCGCAGTCCGTTGAAGACGGTGCACGACGGACAAAGAAGCCTGCACGTATGACAAAGGCCGTGTCCCGCGCCGCCGTTAGTGTCCATGGCCGAGCCCCGGGAAACAGCGCTGTGAGCCGTCCTGGGCAGTCGCGGAAACGACACGGAGAGGAACGACAGGCATGCGCAGGACAGGCAGGAGCAGGGCACTTCTGGCGACCGGGACCTTGCTGGGGGCCCTGATGGGAGTGGCGACCGCCGCCGTCCCGGCCCATGCCGCGGACGGAGTGTGCACGGGAGCGGCATCGGTGCAGGCCGGCTCGACGGGCCGGTACTTCCTGTACCCGATCAACGTCGCCGACAACACCATCTACTGCTACCTGCAGTCCGGGCACACCGGTCCGGGAGTCAGGGCCCTGCAGAAGAACATGAACAACTGTTACGGCAAGAAGCTCGAACTCGACAGCGTCTTCGGGGCGGACACCAGGAGCGCTCTGCGTGACGTCCAGAACAGGATCGGTGCGGTGGTCGACGGCGTCTACGGCCGGGAGACCCTGGCCAAGATGCAGTGGGCCCGCTACGGCAACGAAACCGGCGCCAAGTACGACTGCGTCTGAGTCCGGCGTTCGACCTCGCAGGTCACCCAACTTGCCGATCTCACAGTGTGATCGAGACTCTCACGCCTGCCCGATACCTTCTGTTAGGAGCACGATGTCCTACCGTACGTCCCGCAACAAGCCGCGCGCCCTTGCCGCTCTGGGTGCCCTGGCTGCCGTACTCACCTGCGGTGTCACTGTCTCCCCCGCCGCGAGCGCGGCCGCCATCTACCCGACCTGCAACAAGACCAAGTCCGTCTCCGTCGCCTCGGGTCACTCCGTCACTGTTCCCGCCTACGGCAGCGCGAATACGCTGACCTGCAAACTGACTCTCGACCAGGACAAGTCGAACCCGGCCGTGAAGGCGCTGCAGCGGAGCCTGAAGAGTTGCGAGGGCTACGTCTGGCTTGACGTGGATGGTTTCTACGGCCCGCAGACGTTCCTCGCCGTTGACGCCCTCCAGGGGAGCTATGGGCTCTCCAGGGACGGCATCTACGGCCCGAACACCCGGGACAGCATGAAGCACTACAGTCCTACGCTGGGCTGCGCCCGCCTCTGACACGGCGTTTCAGCGCCCGCCGCTCCGACCGGACCCCGGCCGGAGCGGCTTCGACCTCTCCCTTGGGGCGTGGTTCACTCCGCCACGGAGACGTAGCGCTCAACGGTGCCGCCGTCGCCGTCCGGCTTGGCGTCGCCCCGGTCGAGGTCCACCTCCACGCCCGCGGGTTCGAGCGTGTCGCGTATCCGTTGCCGCAGGGGCTCGCTCAGGAAGTTGTGGTGCAGGTCCAGCTTCTTGAGGTGGGTGAGTGGCTGGCCTCCGAGGAGCGCGGCGGCGCCGTCGTCGCTCAGCGTGCCCATGGACAGGTCGAGTACTTCGAGCCGGGCGGTGACCGGGGCGGAGGCGATGGCGGCGGCGATCTCGTCCTGGATCTCGCTGTTGCGCAGGGCCAGGTGACGCAGGCGGGGCAACCGGTCGCCGTACAGGATCGGCTCCAGGTCCTCGACCGTGCAGTCACCTCCGTACTCGGAGACACCCAGCCACAGGTCGAGGTGCTCCAGCGCGGGCAGTTCGCTGGCCCCGACCCCGCGGACGACATCCGCGGGCAGGCCTCCGCTCTGCACGGTCAGCCTGCGCAGCGCGTCGTGGCGCAGGGCGGGGAACTCCAATCGCTGTACGTCTCCCATGGATGTGCTCTCTCCCGCCCGCACGCCGAAATCCTCCAGCGCGGGAAAGCCGGTCAGCAGCGGTGTCACATCGGTCTGGCTGATCATGGAGATCTCGCACTCCTCGGCCACGATGTCCCCGAGGAACAGCGACCGCAGGGCAGGCAGCCGGTCACGCGCGGCCAACAGTGCTTCCATGGCCTCAGAGGGATCCATGTCGAGGGGGTCGTTCCAACAGCCGACGATGAGGGCACGGACCCGAGTGGTGTCGACCTCTGCGCAGAAGCGCTCGAAGACCTCCTCCCAGCCCTCCTCCTCGGCTAAGGGCTCCCCCACGGTGCTCCGCCAGACCACGGCGTCGGGCTGGCCGGTGATCAGCCAGGCCACGGTGTCGGGTTCGGGCAGGGGCGTCGGCGTCTCCTGCGCGGGAAACGTGAAGGCGGGGAGCCCGTACAGCTCCTGCATCCGGTCATAGAAACTCATCCGGTCTGCTCCTGTCCTGCGGTGCGAATCGAAGCGCCATGACTGTCGAAGCGACATGGCTGAGGGCACATCTGCCGGGGCCTACTCTGGCAGGGGTGTCGGTCCACGTACTGACGGGCCCTTCGTACAGGGGGAGTTCCCGCACCGGCCGTGCTCCGCCACTGTCGTTGCGGGACTTCGACCGTGGCCGATGGGTGGGGCGGTCAGGAGGCGCGGCGGAAGGTGGCGGCCGGGCCGATCGCGCCGGGTCCGAACTTCCTGCGGATGCGATCGCTGACCGCTTCCGCGACCAGCCGGTCCTCGCGCGCCCCGTCCAGGCTGACCTGCTCGGCGACCTGGTCGGCGTCGACCAGGTCCTCCCCCTTGAGGACGAGCCCGGTCAGCCGGCCGCGCTGCAGGCCCGCGGCGTCGATGAGCCGGTACGCCATCGTGCGCAGGTCGTCCTCGTGCGCGGAGGCCTCCGGCAGGCGGCGCGTCTTCTCCCACGCGGTACCGCCGGCGAACCGCAGCGCGAGGGTGAGGCCGCGTGCCACCTGACCGCGGTCGCGCAGTTGGAGTCCGAGCCGGACGACCAGTTCGAGCAGGGCGCCGCGGACGACGGCGCCGTCCAGGGTGTGCTGGGCGAAGGTGTGCCGCACGCTCGTGGAGGCGGGCAGCGCGCGCGGGGTGACGGGGCAGGGGTCGATACCGCGGGCCCGGTCCACAGCCAGCCGTCCGGCTCTGCCGCCCAGCAGGCGCTGCACGGTGGCCGGTGGGACGGCTGCGAGCAGGCCGACGCAGTGCACGCCGTACTCGCGCAGCGCCGCCGCCTGCTTCGGACCGATGCCGTGCAGGGCCTCCACCGGCAGCGGCCCGAGCCAGTCGAGGACCTGGTCCCGCTCCACGGCGAGGACTCCCCCGGGTGCGTCGAGCTGCGCGGAGGCGGTGGCCGCGACCGTGACGGTGGGTCCGATGCCCACCCGCACGTCCACGCCCAGCCGGGACAGTGTGCGCACCCGCAGCACCTCGCCCAGGCGCCGGGCGTCCGTGCCGTGATACCGCAGGGCGCCCTTCAGCTCCACCAGGGCGGCCGACGGCGGGAGGGCCTGAACGGTCGGAGAGAGTTCCGCGCACTGCTCCAGGACCTGCCGGAACACCTCCTCCGGCAGCCGTTCCGGACAGCGCACATGCATCACGCTCGATGTCCGTACCTGGTCTTTCGCTGCCGCCATGGCACGCCACCTCCTCCAGACGTAGAGTATCGAACTAATATTCGAACATGCGAATGGCGAGCCCACCGGGCCGCGCGTTCAGGAGCGAGAGACCATGCTCGACGATCTACCGCCCGACCTGGCACGACTGCTCACCACGGGCGTACGTGCCCGCGCTCACCGCCGGTCCGACCGCACCCATGGAGTCGATGGAGTCATCGACTTATCCGCCCGCCCGGCCCCCGGCCCACACCGCCGCGGCGCGCTGATCGGCCCCGCCCCTTCCGGCCCCACGCGCCGCGTCCGCGGTGATCCACCCGCCCCTCACCCGGAACAGGACACCCCCGATGACCGCCACTCCCCCGCCCCCGGTCAGCGAACCGGACCCCTCCACCTTCACCATCTCCAGCAGCTACGTCGGCCCCTGCTCCGGCTGCCAGCGCAGCACCCACAAGTACGGCAGCGGCGGACTGCCCCTGTGCCAGTGGTGCCTGTCACCCGTACGGGAGAACTGGGGTCCCGCCGTCCGTTTCACCAGCACCCGCACCCGGGCGAGCTGACGGGCGGGACCGGCGCGGCGACCGGTCCGAGGCTGAGTGCACGGTGCGCGTGCCGGTCCGGGAAGCTCCTCGTACGCTGAAGGCCTCGGGGCCGTACAGGAGGTTCGTCGTGCCCCGAACTGTCTGGTCAGGTGCCATCTCGTTCGGCCTGGTGACCGTGCCCATCCACGTGGTGTCCGCGACCGAGAACCACGCGATCCGCTTCCACCAGTACCACCTCGAAGACATGAGCCGCGTACGCGTCCGCAAGATCTGTGAGATCGAGGACCGCGAGGTCTCCCAGGACGAGATCGGCAAGGCGTACGAGATCAGCAAGGACACCCTCGTCCCGATATCCGACGAGGAGCTGCGGGAGATCCCGCTGCCCACCGCGAAGGCCATCGAGATCGCCGCGTTCGTCCCCGCCGCCTCGATCGACCCCCTGCAGGTGGGCGACGGCTACTACCTCCAGGCCGACGGCCCGGTCGCCGCCAAGCCGTACAAGCTGCTGCGGATGGCGCTGGAACGCAGCGCCAAGGTCGCCATCGCCAAATACGCGTGGAGCGGCCGCGAACGCCTCGGGCTGCTGCGGGTGCGCGATGACGCGATCGTGCTGCACGCCATGCGCTGGCCCGACGAGATCCGCTCCCCCAAGGAACTCTCACCCGGCGCCGTGGAGGTGTCGGACGACGAGATCGAGGGCGCACAGGTCCTCATCGACCACATGACCCGCGACGACCTCTCAGGCAGCGAGTTCGAGGACCACTACACCGACGCCCTCGCCGAAGTCATCAAAGCCAAGCGCGAAGGCCACGCCCCTCCCGAAGCACCGGCGCCCGAAGCACCGGACGGGAAGGTCGTCGACCTGATGGCCGCGCTGGAAGCCTCGGTGAAGAAGGCCCGGGACTCCCGCGGCGAGGGCGACGCCGACGTCCACGAACTGCGTCCGAAGAAGAAGACCGCTGCCAAGAAGACGGCGAAGAAGACGGCCGCCAAGAAGTCCACCACGACGAAGACCGCCGCGAAGAAGGCGGCCAAGAAGACGGCTGCGAAGCCGAAACGCAGTGCATGACGTGCCGGGTCAGGGTCAGGGCCCGCGCCCACCCGGGCCGGGCCGGGGAAGCGGAAGCGGTAACCCTCTGCTGCACCGGCCCGGCCACCATCGCGTCGTCACCGAAACGGAGTCCGCAAGGCCTTCCACACCACCTGTCAAGTGCCGCAGGGCGGCGCGTAGGGAAGGTCGGGGACGTACTGTGCCCATTCCGCCCGGGTGATCGCCATGCCCGCCCGCGCGCAGACGTAGTTCTCCGCTTTCGCGAGGTCCAAGGCGGACAGGATGACGTGGCCGTATCCGTCGGCGGTGGCGAGGGTGTCGCCCTTCGGGCTGAAGCGGACGTCGTACGCGTAAGCGGTCCCTGTGCTGATGACCGCCCGGAGTGTGGGTTCCGACGGTTCCGCGATGTTCCACAGCCGTACCGAGGAGTCCAGGGAGGCGGTCGCGAGCGTTGCCCCGTCGGGGCTGAAGTCGATGCCGTGGACCGTGTTGCTGTGACCGCGCAGCGTCGCGACAGGGTCCGGCCGGGTGGGCCGGGCGAGGTTCCACAGACGGGTCGTGCCGTCGTTGGAGGAGGTCGCGAGCAGCTTGCCCGTGGGATCGAATTTCGCGTCGGTCAGGGCGTTGTCGTGCGCGCGCAGCACTGCCAGACGTTCTGGCTTCGTCGTGTCGGCGATGTCCCAGATGCTGACGGCTCCGGTGCCCGAGCCGACGGCGATCGTCCGGCCGTCCGGGGTGAATGCCGTGGCGTTGATCCAGTTGTCGCGCGGCCCCAGGCGCGACGCCTCGCGCGGGTGGCGTGGCTGCGACAGGTCCCACAGGATCGTCCATCCGTCGCGTCCGGTGGTGGCCGCCAGCCGGCCGTCCGGGCCGAATGTCACGGACTGGACGGCGTTGGCATGGCCGCGCAGGCGCGAGAGAACGGTGGGGTGCCTCGGGTCGGCGATGTCCCACAGCACCGCGGTGGAGTCCGAGGAGGAGGTGATGAGGCGCCGCCCGTTCGGCGCGAACGCGATGCCGCTGACCTCCTCCCGATGTCCCTTCAACGTGGCCAGCGACAGGGCGCGGGCGGGATCGGAGGCGTCCCACAGCATGGCGGTGCCGTCGTCCCCGGTGGAAGCCAGCAACTGCCCGTCGGGCGAGTAGGCGACACGACTGACATAGCGTGAGGAGGTCGTGAGCAGTGCCCGGTCGGCGACGTGCGCCGGTGAGGAGACGTTCCACGCCCTGACGGTGCCGTCGGCCGACGACGTGGCGAGGACCTGTCCGTCGGGCCTGAAAGCCACGCCCGTGACGGTGTTGGTGAACCCGGTCAGGTCCGACAGGGGTCGCGGCGACCGGGGGGCGGCGATGTTCCACAGTCTTGCCGTCTGGTCGGCCGACGCCGTGGCCAGGGTCCGGTTGTCCGGGCTGAACGCCGCGTCGTAGACGAGGGCCGTGTGCCCCCGTACCGTCCCCAGGCGGCGTGCGTGCCCGTCGGCGGTCGCGTCCCACAGCCTGACGGTCGTGTCCACCGAAGCCGTGGCGAGGATCCGTCCGTCCGAGGAGAAGGCGACGCTTGTGACCGAGCCGGAGTGCCCGTCCAGGACAGCCTTCCTCCTGGGGTGCTCCGGTGTGCGGAGGTCCCACAGTTCGGCGCGGCCGGCACGCGAGGAGACGGCCATCGTCCGGCTGTCCGGACCGAACCTCACCGTGGGGAAGCCCGCGTCCGCGGTGACCTTGGCGAGGAAGCGCGGTCGGGTGCGATCGGAGAGGTCCCAGATGCCGGTCGTCCCGTCGTCCGACGCGGTGGCGAGGAGAGCGCCGTCGGGGGCGAACGCCACCGAGCGCACCCGCTCACGGTGTTTCCTCAGCACTGCCACGGTCCGTGGTGCGGTGGGTTCGGAGACGTCCCACAGGCGGGCTGTCGCGTCGTTCGACGCCGTCGCCACGGTGCGGCCGTCCGGGCTGAAGGCCACCCCGATCAAACTGCCCTTGTGTCCCCTCAGGACGCCGAGCGTCTTCGGGCGGGCCGGGTCGCTGACGTCCCACAGGCGGGCCGTCGAGTCACTGGCGGCGCTCGCGAGCACCCGCCCGTCACGTCGGAAGGCGACCAGCTCGACGGGTCCGGTGTGCCCGATCATGCGGGCGCCCACCGGTCGGGACAGCGCCGACAGCAGTGCGCCGCGCGCCTCGGGTGTCGGGGCGATCCGGTAGGCCGCGAGACTGAGCTGCGCCGCGAGTGAGGAGTCGGCGACCTTGTCCGAGGCGTCGGCGGCCTGCCGGGAGATGGCTGTGTCGCGCTGGCGGGTCACCTGCTGGTTCTGCAGGACGGCGACGACGCCTGCGGCCGCGGCGAGCAGGAAGAGCGCCGTCAGCGTGGCGATGACCGCGCGGACCACGCGGGTGCGGCGCCGGGCACGGTGGGTGGCCGCGGTGACGAAGCCGCGCTCGGTGGACGTCAGTTCCGCGCCCTTCGGGCCGCGCTCCAGCTCGGTGGCCGCGGCGAGCCGGCTGTCGATGTACAGGTAGGCGGTGTCCTCGCCGCTGGCGCGCCAGGTGGCGGCGTCCTCGGCGAGGCGCTGGCGGACGAGCAGTTCGGCGCGGTCCGTCTCGACCCACACCTGCAACGTCGGCCAGCCCCGGA
Coding sequences:
- a CDS encoding peptidoglycan-binding domain-containing protein; translation: MRRTGRSRALLATGTLLGALMGVATAAVPAHAADGVCTGAASVQAGSTGRYFLYPINVADNTIYCYLQSGHTGPGVRALQKNMNNCYGKKLELDSVFGADTRSALRDVQNRIGAVVDGVYGRETLAKMQWARYGNETGAKYDCV
- the ku gene encoding non-homologous end joining protein Ku, whose protein sequence is MPRTVWSGAISFGLVTVPIHVVSATENHAIRFHQYHLEDMSRVRVRKICEIEDREVSQDEIGKAYEISKDTLVPISDEELREIPLPTAKAIEIAAFVPAASIDPLQVGDGYYLQADGPVAAKPYKLLRMALERSAKVAIAKYAWSGRERLGLLRVRDDAIVLHAMRWPDEIRSPKELSPGAVEVSDDEIEGAQVLIDHMTRDDLSGSEFEDHYTDALAEVIKAKREGHAPPEAPAPEAPDGKVVDLMAALEASVKKARDSRGEGDADVHELRPKKKTAAKKTAKKTAAKKSTTTKTAAKKAAKKTAAKPKRSA
- a CDS encoding STM4015 family protein: MSFYDRMQELYGLPAFTFPAQETPTPLPEPDTVAWLITGQPDAVVWRSTVGEPLAEEEGWEEVFERFCAEVDTTRVRALIVGCWNDPLDMDPSEAMEALLAARDRLPALRSLFLGDIVAEECEISMISQTDVTPLLTGFPALEDFGVRAGESTSMGDVQRLEFPALRHDALRRLTVQSGGLPADVVRGVGASELPALEHLDLWLGVSEYGGDCTVEDLEPILYGDRLPRLRHLALRNSEIQDEIAAAIASAPVTARLEVLDLSMGTLSDDGAAALLGGQPLTHLKKLDLHHNFLSEPLRQRIRDTLEPAGVEVDLDRGDAKPDGDGGTVERYVSVAE
- a CDS encoding peptidoglycan-binding domain-containing protein, with translation MSYRTSRNKPRALAALGALAAVLTCGVTVSPAASAAAIYPTCNKTKSVSVASGHSVTVPAYGSANTLTCKLTLDQDKSNPAVKALQRSLKSCEGYVWLDVDGFYGPQTFLAVDALQGSYGLSRDGIYGPNTRDSMKHYSPTLGCARL
- a CDS encoding WD40 repeat domain-containing protein, encoding MTEEQDQGEPPAGEAEARPVHLHAQAAGQGRVYQAGRDQHVHYGQGTRTRTYSEGSEDAECPYPGLASFGRDQARWFRGREALTSALVDTVDRRLRTGGVQIVIGPSGAGKSSLLRAGLLARLARGALPGSAPWRQILLTPTATPADTLDAALGPDPGGDVMTVDAGGDVRAVVVVDQFEELFTLCPDKAERQVFIDRLSRLAAATDGPPSALVVVGVRADFYAACLEYPQLAESVNHALVVTAMTADQLREAIVHPAQDVGLEIEPGLVEILLRDLGAEGGGRAGYLAGRLPHLAYALRRSWQVRHGSTLTVEGYESTGGIESAIADTAERIYRGLDERGRTIARALFLRLVRVGENTPDSCRRLALDDLVGTGLPQRAADAVIDAFTGERLLAREQDGHRDDVEITHEALIRGWPTLQVWVETDRAELLVRQRLAEDAATWRASGEDTAYLYIDSRLAAATELERGPKGAELTSTERGFVTAATHRARRRTRVVRAVIATLTALFLLAAAAGVVAVLQNQQVTRQRDTAISRQAADASDKVADSSLAAQLSLAAYRIAPTPEARGALLSALSRPVGARMIGHTGPVELVAFRRDGRVLASAASDSTARLWDVSDPARPKTLGVLRGHKGSLIGVAFSPDGRTVATASNDATARLWDVSEPTAPRTVAVLRKHRERVRSVAFAPDGALLATASDDGTTGIWDLSDRTRPRFLAKVTADAGFPTVRFGPDSRTMAVSSRAGRAELWDLRTPEHPRRKAVLDGHSGSVTSVAFSSDGRILATASVDTTVRLWDATADGHARRLGTVRGHTALVYDAAFSPDNRTLATASADQTARLWNIAAPRSPRPLSDLTGFTNTVTGVAFRPDGQVLATSSADGTVRAWNVSSPAHVADRALLTTSSRYVSRVAYSPDGQLLASTGDDGTAMLWDASDPARALSLATLKGHREEVSGIAFAPNGRRLITSSSDSTAVLWDIADPRHPTVLSRLRGHANAVQSVTFGPDGRLAATTGRDGWTILWDLSQPRHPREASRLGPRDNWINATAFTPDGRTIAVGSGTGAVSIWDIADTTKPERLAVLRAHDNALTDAKFDPTGKLLATSSNDGTTRLWNLARPTRPDPVATLRGHSNTVHGIDFSPDGATLATASLDSSVRLWNIAEPSEPTLRAVISTGTAYAYDVRFSPKGDTLATADGYGHVILSALDLAKAENYVCARAGMAITRAEWAQYVPDLPYAPPCGT
- a CDS encoding DNA polymerase Y family protein, which produces MAAAKDQVRTSSVMHVRCPERLPEEVFRQVLEQCAELSPTVQALPPSAALVELKGALRYHGTDARRLGEVLRVRTLSRLGVDVRVGIGPTVTVAATASAQLDAPGGVLAVERDQVLDWLGPLPVEALHGIGPKQAAALREYGVHCVGLLAAVPPATVQRLLGGRAGRLAVDRARGIDPCPVTPRALPASTSVRHTFAQHTLDGAVVRGALLELVVRLGLQLRDRGQVARGLTLALRFAGGTAWEKTRRLPEASAHEDDLRTMAYRLIDAAGLQRGRLTGLVLKGEDLVDADQVAEQVSLDGAREDRLVAEAVSDRIRRKFGPGAIGPAATFRRAS